Genomic DNA from Selenomonas sp. oral taxon 126:
TGGTGCTGTTGTCACTGCAATGTTATCGGCAAGCAGGTCAACAATCTGTGCATGGAACGACCCTTTGACGACTGCCATATTGCCTTGTGCCCCGCCAAGGTAGAGTAGTGATGGCTTGTTTTGGTTTTTTGCAGCGAGTTCCGTGCTGTGTGAATACACCGCGTGACAGTAATCAGCGAGTGCATTTCCTTCCGTTTCGCGGCCGAGGATTTTCCCAAGTGTACGATATGCCTCATCGGTATTGTCGAGCCGTGCCTCGATGAAGATCACAGGAATGCCGAGCGATGCCTGAATCTGATCCATATCCTCGACAATGGTCGCTTTTTTCTCCCCCACGTCAATAATGACCTGCGGGTTGACAGAGAGCACCGCCTCCTTGTTGAAATTCTTCATGCCGTAAAACTGACCGAGCACGGGAAGATCGCGGTACTGATCCCCTACATAGGGGAGCGCAGCATCTTTCCACTGTCCGGAAATACCGACGAGCTTGTCCGGAGCAATGGCAAAGAGTGCCATCTGGGCAAGACCGCCGGATGGTGCGATGCGATCAATCTGCTTTGGAAGCTCGACCGTACGTCCTGCAGAATCCGTGAAGGTATATGTCGCGGCGACAGGATTCTCCTTTTCCTCCTGGCCGCATCCGACAAGCAGAATAAGGAGGAGGAATAATACGGTGAGCAGTGCATTTCTTTTTTTCACAATCATCTTCCTTTCGTTCTCTGTTCACAGTTGAATCTGCTGAATCGCTGTGTTATCCTAGGGTCAACAGATCTGTGAGGAGGTATTTTTGTGAACTACTGGAATCTTTACGATGAGATCATCGACGGATTGCCGCAGGACATCTATATCGACGACTATGCCGTCGGACGCCCGTGGACGTATGTGCGTGCAGGGGATTTGGTCGGCATCTGCATGACGATCCCTGCGTACAGCCGCCCGCGTCTACGAAAGGAGAGCTTTCTCGGCTGTTCGCTGCGCGAGGCGGGAGAGTACGTGCGCTCGTGGCAAGGGCAGGAGGCATCCATCGCCGCTGCCGCCATCAACGCATTTTACAATCAGCCGTCCAAGGTGGAGGCGATGCAGGGATTCCACGGCGAGGATGCGTCCGCCGAAACACTGGATGAGCGCAAGAAGCTGGAAGCATTCGCCATGTATACGGAGCAAATTCGCGGCAAGAAAGTCGCTGTCATCGGTCACTTTCCGAACTTCCAAAAGAAATGGGAACCGATATGCGACCTCTCCATCCTAGAAATGCAGCCCGAGTGGGGGGACTACCCGGCCGAGGCGGCAGAGTTCCTTCTGCCGCAGCAGGACTTTGTCTTTATGACAGGGGCGACCTTTGCCAACAAGACCATGCCGCGCCTCTTAGAGCTCTCAAAGAATGCCGTGACTGTCCTCGTTGGCCCCTCCGTGCCCATGCATCCATGTCTTTTTGACTACGGTGCAAACGGTCTTTCGGGATTTACAGCAACCGATGCTGCACTCGCTGCCGATCTCGTTCATTTCGGCTATGGAACCGATATTGCAAGCTGTGGAAAGATGGCGGACGTTCTTCCACATTTTGTCTGAATACAACATAACAGAGTTGCCGTACGTTTTCAAAGCGTACAGCAACTCTGTTTTATGTTGAGCGATTAGAACGTCATATCCACGCCGAGGAGGAAGTTTGCTCCTTCTGCCGGATGATAGAGCTTGTCCTGATAGTCTTTGTTGAAGATGTTGTTAATGCGCAGGAAGACACCGAGATCCGTCTGCGGCTCATAGCGTAGATCGAGATCTGCCGTAAAGTAGCCGGAGCTGTTCGGATACTTTTCACCATTCGTCCATCCGCTCACAGCACGTCCGAGCAGGGTGGAGCGCCATTTGCCCTCGCGATAGGTCAGCCCGAGATTCATCATCTGATGGGGGATACCGGCAGCATCGGTCGTCTTCCCATTTGACTTGTCCTCCGCGCTCATCCATGTATAGTTGGCAAAGGCGGACAATTTCTGTGTGAATTTGTGCTGATAGCCAAGTTCTGCCCCGCGAATCTTGGTCTGGTCGATATTATAAAACGGACCTCCTTTGACAAGGCGCACAATGCGATCCGTTACATCCGTATAGAATACGGCAAGATCAAGTTCTGCTTTAGGGTTGAAGCGATGCTTCCATCCCAGTTCAAAATTGCGGTCGCGTTCCGGCTTCGGGACGGGAACATTAGCGCGAATGTTTGCCGCTGCTGACTTTGCTTGCACAAAGACATGCGTGCGTCCTGCCGAGAATCGCAGGGTATCCGCTTTCGTCAGATCATGCGTGATATTGAGGACGGGATCCGTTGCATGATCCGTGCTCTTTACATTATTTGCATCCTGTGACAGGGACTCATGGCGCACGCCGAGTGTCATGCGCGTCTTTGTGTCAAAGCTCCATGCGTCCTCAATGTAGAAACTTGTACGCTTATCCGTTCCCTCATCACCTTTGGAGAGGTTGTTGGAATCCGTATGCCAGTCAATCTTGACGTACTTTGCACCGAAACTCAGCTGGTGCTTGTCGCCAAGTGCGGTGGAAGCGTTCGCCTCAATGCCGTTTCCTGTGGAGAACCAGCCACTGCGGTACCATTCCGGTCGGCGGGGATTGTTATAGTTTAGAAGAGCTCCGCCGTCGCTTCTCAATAGATTGTGCACCCACAGATTGTTTTCATCAATCAAATGATAGTACTTGACATCATACTGCCATCGATCATTTGGACGGCTTTCGTACTGGAGTGCAATGTTGCTCTGTTTGAACCCCTTGTAATGCCAGTTGTTCGTTTTGTTCTTCTTTCTATATGACTTCTGCATAGCATCTGAAAGATCATCGACATTGATTGACCAGTTGATATCTGCAGTCAGTGTTTTTCCCGTTTGTGGATCGATACTGTTGGAGATCTCGCTGTCCATATCGGAGTAATATCCGCTCAATATGAGAGAGGACTTGTCACTCGTTTTGAACTTGATCTTACCGTCAAAGTACAGCTTGTCGTTTTCCGCATTCGGCAGATAGCCGCCTGTATGACGCTTTGATGCATTCAGTGCATAGCTGATATTCTTATCGCTGCCGCTATAGCCGATGCGTGTATCATAGGTATGATGGGAGCCACCGGCGATACTCAGACGGAATTTCCCTGCACCGTCACCGTCCTTCGTTGTCACGAGAATGACGCCGCCCTTATAGTCTGTGCCATACTGTACGGGTCCCGGTCCCTTGATGATCTCGACCTTTGCAATACTGTCTGCTGGAATCGTCGAAAGATCAGCCGCTGCATTCGTAGCAATACCGTTGAGAGGAAACGCAGGGATGCCGTCAATATAGACTTTCGTCTGCCCGACCTCCGCGCCACGAACGCGTACCATCTTGCTGTCTTTTGCTGCGGGCGCCATATAGAGTCCCGGCACCTGCGAAAGGATATCGGCCAGATCACGATAGCCGCGATCCGCAATCTCCTCTGCCGTGATCGTGTTCGTTGTCACAAGGTGCTTGTCAACGCCCTCTGCCTCGACTTTGACAGTGTCAGTCTCATATTCCGTGTCGGCGGCGTATGCCTGCGGCAGAAATGCAAATCCTGCCATGACGGCTGCCACGAGGGCGGTCTGGTACTTCCGTGTTCGCTTCATGAATACCTCTCCTTTTCTTCATCACACAAAAATAGACTGTTTCCCGTACGAAGCGCACGACAAACAGTCCCTGCATGACAAAGAAGCAGTCCGTTCCTGTCGTTTTCCTTTTCGATACGGGAAGGCTGTCGCATTTCTTTGACAACCCTGTGAGCAGAAGTGTTCAAAAGAACGCTCGCTCAGGCGAAATATCATAGGCACACAGCCCTTAGATATTTTTGCTCGGAAAACAAAGTTATTTAATTGCGGTTTAATTCTATCAAATTGTATGTAATACTGTCAATCTTTATTTTTGATTGAAATCAATGAACGCAGCCTGTCCAACTTCTTCTTGCAATTTGTCCTTATTTTTACTATACTTTCATAAAAATACATATTGTTCCAAGCGATCATTGCTAAGTGCTTTCTGTATATGGGATGATTGCCGGAGCTTCGACTCCCGAGTCAGGTTGGAAACGAACTGGCTTTCCGTGCTTGAGAAGGAATATCTGCGACAGATGAATGTCATCTGCCTGTTTTTGTGTGTCGTAGGCACGTCCTTCAAGGGCGTGTCTTTTTTGTATAGGAGGATGTTTTACGATGCGTTGGAAGAAAGAATTGCTTGTCTTTGGGGTGATGTCGGCTGTGGCTTTGAACGTTGTCGGCTGTGGGGGGACAGCGGAGCAGCCTTCGAGCAGTACGTCGGCATCCTCGTCGGCGGCTGCGGAGACGGAGAACCTGACGGGGCAGGTGCTGCACGTCTACTGTGGTGCGGGGATGCAGAAACCGTTCCAGAAGATTGCAGATGCGTTTCGGGAAAAGACCGGCTGCGATGTGCAGGTAACCTATGCGAATGCAGCGCAGATCCAGACGCAGATCAAGACATCGCAGGAGGGGGATTTCTTTATCGCTGGCTCTGAGCAGGAAATAAAGCCAGTGCAGGATTCTGTGAAGGAGAGCAAGCCGCTCGTCCGGCACATTCCCGTTCTGGCAGTCAGCAAGGGGAATCCGAAGGGCGTTAACAGCCTGAAGTCCCTGACGAGAGGAGATGTCCGCGTGGTGATGGGCGATGCCCAATCGACGGCAATCGGAAAGCTGTCCGAAAAGGCGTTTCAGGATGCAGGAATCAAGGAGGCTCTGAATATCACGTCGACCACGACGACAGCACCCCAGATGGCGACGCTCCTCTCCATGCAGGAGGCAGATGCTGCGATTCTCTGGAAGGAGAATTGCGGGGATGGTGTGGATATTGTTCCGACGGATGATCTGAAACCGTATATCAAGACGATTCCGGCGGCACGTCTGAAGTTCCAGTCCGACAATCGGGCGGCGGATGTTTTTTCGACGTTCTTGGATAGTGACGAAGCCCATGAGATCTGGAAATCGTTTGGCTATGAACTTGTCTCATGAGGAACTTGGGTGCTGATCCGTTCCTGATGCTCTGCTTTTTCATAACGCTGCTGGTGTTTGTGCTCATTGGCGGCAATATTTCCATTATCCTGTTGGATGGTTTGCGGACGCTGCCACAGCATCTTTTGGATGTGGAGAACCAATTTGCATTGGTGCTCAGTGTGCGATGTGCCAGCATTTCTACAGCACTTTGTTTTCTGCTTGCTGTACCGACAGCGTATATGCTCACGCGGGAGCAGCTGCCGTGCAGGCGTGTGGTCGAGGTGATCTTGGAGCTGACGATGTCTCTGCCATACATTGTGTTGGGGCTGAGTCTGCTGATTCTGTTTTCGTCGCCGCTTGGCAAGGAGCTGAAGGCAGCGGGGCTGCCGGTGGTATTTGATACCAATGGGATCATCATGGCGCAGCTTGTTGTGAATCTCCCGTTTGCGATCAAGCTCTGTGTGATGGCACTGCAGGGGGTAGATCATAAGGTGGAGTTGGTGGCGGGGCTGCTCGGTGCATCGCCGTGGCAGCGGTTCCGAACGATCCTGCTGCCGCTGTGCCGCAACGCCTTGATCGGCTCTCTGGTGCTGATTTGGTCGCGCGCACTGGGGGAGTTTGGTGCGACCTTGATGTTGGTGGGTGTGACGCGGATGAAAACGGAAACGCTGCCAGGCAACATCTATCTGAATGTGAGCAGCAATGATCTGGACAGTGCCATGGCAAGTGCCTTTGTTCTGCTGCTCTTGTCAGGGCTCTCCCTAGCGGCATCCAATCTGCTGACGGGACGAGAGGGGGAGCGAAGACGCTATGCAGCCGGAGGCTGACATCATACTGGAGATCAGGGATGTATCCCTGACACGGGGGGCATTTCACCTGCAGCCGATGCGTTTTGCCATCGGGGCGGATGAGGTGCTGGCGATCATTGGGCAGACCGGATCCGGCAAGACAATGCTGTTGGAGTTGATGGCGGGATTTCATCCGCCGGATGCCGGTGCGGTGCTGTTGAACGGGCGGGATATGAGAGAGCTTGCCCTGCATGAGCGGAAGATCGGATATCTCTATCAAGAGTACTGTCTGTTTCCGCACATGACGGCGGCAGAGAATATCGCCTACGGTCTGCGGATGAAGAAGGTGGACGGCGCAGCTTGCAGGGAGCGGGTACATGAGATTGCGAAGCAGTTCGGCATCTGCCATCTGCTGACGCAGTATCCATCGACGTTGAGCGGCGGTGAACAGCAGCGTACGGCTCTGGCGAGGGCACTCATTACCCATCCGTTGCTGTTGCTGTTGGACGAGCCGTTTTCGGCACTCGATCCTGTGACAAAGGAGTCCATGTACGAGATGATCCGCAGGATTCGGGCGGAGTATCACTGTGCGATTGCGTTTGTCACGCATGATTTTCACGAGGCGGCGGAGCTCGCCGACCGCGTCGGGATTCTGCTGCATGGAACGATGCAGGCAATCGTCCCTGCAAAAGAACTGTTTACGCACCCTTGGAACGAGGCAACAAAGAAGTTCCTCGGGATTACGAAATGAGTGAAGAAGCAACATGACGAAAGAAGAGTTGTTTGGACGGCTGCGCAGCCGCTTTGGCGAGGTCTTGCGGCGGTATCATATGGAGGATGATGCGGTCGACATTACTTGCCGCTCGCTGACACCGGAGGAGGCGATTGGCAGTCATACGAAGCGCATGGATTTCCCGATCCTGACGGGAAAGGATGTGATGATACAGGCGGAGTATCGGGGGTGCAAGGGGCAGGCGTTTACCGATGCGCCCGCAGAATATCATGGCAGGCTGAAGGATGTACTGACCATGGATCTGTGCGGTGATCGATATGCGCGAAGCCTCTTTCTGGCGACGCTCAATGCGGTCATGGGCGCAGTTGGTCTCTGTGTCGGAACCAGTCACTGCCGCAACGATGGCCCGGAACAATGCGCGATGGATATTCGCTCGTATCTGGATGAGTTCTATCCAAATGTCAAGCGCATCGGACAGGTGGGATTCCAGCCGGCGATGGTGGAGATGTTGGTGAACTCAAACTATGAGGTTCGCGTCATGGACTTGAATCCGCAGAACATCGGGCAGATCAAATACGGCATTCGGATCGAAAATGGTGCTGACCCGAAGGCAAAAGAT
This window encodes:
- a CDS encoding TonB-dependent receptor, producing the protein MKRTRKYQTALVAAVMAGFAFLPQAYAADTEYETDTVKVEAEGVDKHLVTTNTITAEEIADRGYRDLADILSQVPGLYMAPAAKDSKMVRVRGAEVGQTKVYIDGIPAFPLNGIATNAAADLSTIPADSIAKVEIIKGPGPVQYGTDYKGGVILVTTKDGDGAGKFRLSIAGGSHHTYDTRIGYSGSDKNISYALNASKRHTGGYLPNAENDKLYFDGKIKFKTSDKSSLILSGYYSDMDSEISNSIDPQTGKTLTADINWSINVDDLSDAMQKSYRKKNKTNNWHYKGFKQSNIALQYESRPNDRWQYDVKYYHLIDENNLWVHNLLRSDGGALLNYNNPRRPEWYRSGWFSTGNGIEANASTALGDKHQLSFGAKYVKIDWHTDSNNLSKGDEGTDKRTSFYIEDAWSFDTKTRMTLGVRHESLSQDANNVKSTDHATDPVLNITHDLTKADTLRFSAGRTHVFVQAKSAAANIRANVPVPKPERDRNFELGWKHRFNPKAELDLAVFYTDVTDRIVRLVKGGPFYNIDQTKIRGAELGYQHKFTQKLSAFANYTWMSAEDKSNGKTTDAAGIPHQMMNLGLTYREGKWRSTLLGRAVSGWTNGEKYPNSSGYFTADLDLRYEPQTDLGVFLRINNIFNKDYQDKLYHPAEGANFLLGVDMTF
- the modA gene encoding molybdate ABC transporter substrate-binding protein gives rise to the protein MRWKKELLVFGVMSAVALNVVGCGGTAEQPSSSTSASSSAAAETENLTGQVLHVYCGAGMQKPFQKIADAFREKTGCDVQVTYANAAQIQTQIKTSQEGDFFIAGSEQEIKPVQDSVKESKPLVRHIPVLAVSKGNPKGVNSLKSLTRGDVRVVMGDAQSTAIGKLSEKAFQDAGIKEALNITSTTTTAPQMATLLSMQEADAAILWKENCGDGVDIVPTDDLKPYIKTIPAARLKFQSDNRAADVFSTFLDSDEAHEIWKSFGYELVS
- a CDS encoding ABC transporter substrate-binding protein; this encodes MIVKKRNALLTVLFLLLILLVGCGQEEKENPVAATYTFTDSAGRTVELPKQIDRIAPSGGLAQMALFAIAPDKLVGISGQWKDAALPYVGDQYRDLPVLGQFYGMKNFNKEAVLSVNPQVIIDVGEKKATIVEDMDQIQASLGIPVIFIEARLDNTDEAYRTLGKILGRETEGNALADYCHAVYSHSTELAAKNQNKPSLLYLGGAQGNMAVVKGSFHAQIVDLLADNIAVTTAPAEGSMSQVSMEQILAWNPEVLVIAAETEADFSALPWRELRAVQSKHVLRVPSKPYDWMGRPPSVNRFMGLSWLAARLYPEESGINLHEEMRAYYRLFYHYELSDAECDALLARDRVLP
- a CDS encoding Rossmann-like domain-containing protein, which produces MTKEELFGRLRSRFGEVLRRYHMEDDAVDITCRSLTPEEAIGSHTKRMDFPILTGKDVMIQAEYRGCKGQAFTDAPAEYHGRLKDVLTMDLCGDRYARSLFLATLNAVMGAVGLCVGTSHCRNDGPEQCAMDIRSYLDEFYPNVKRIGQVGFQPAMVEMLVNSNYEVRVMDLNPQNIGQIKYGIRIENGADPKAKDDIVKNYADIIFCTGSTLANGTIVDYLDVQPEVHFYGITAAGACALLGLKRLCFAHRYEAS
- a CDS encoding ABC transporter permease — translated: MFVLIGGNISIILLDGLRTLPQHLLDVENQFALVLSVRCASISTALCFLLAVPTAYMLTREQLPCRRVVEVILELTMSLPYIVLGLSLLILFSSPLGKELKAAGLPVVFDTNGIIMAQLVVNLPFAIKLCVMALQGVDHKVELVAGLLGASPWQRFRTILLPLCRNALIGSLVLIWSRALGEFGATLMLVGVTRMKTETLPGNIYLNVSSNDLDSAMASAFVLLLLSGLSLAASNLLTGREGERRRYAAGG
- a CDS encoding Rossmann-like domain-containing protein, which produces MNYWNLYDEIIDGLPQDIYIDDYAVGRPWTYVRAGDLVGICMTIPAYSRPRLRKESFLGCSLREAGEYVRSWQGQEASIAAAAINAFYNQPSKVEAMQGFHGEDASAETLDERKKLEAFAMYTEQIRGKKVAVIGHFPNFQKKWEPICDLSILEMQPEWGDYPAEAAEFLLPQQDFVFMTGATFANKTMPRLLELSKNAVTVLVGPSVPMHPCLFDYGANGLSGFTATDAALAADLVHFGYGTDIASCGKMADVLPHFV
- a CDS encoding ATP-binding cassette domain-containing protein: MQPEADIILEIRDVSLTRGAFHLQPMRFAIGADEVLAIIGQTGSGKTMLLELMAGFHPPDAGAVLLNGRDMRELALHERKIGYLYQEYCLFPHMTAAENIAYGLRMKKVDGAACRERVHEIAKQFGICHLLTQYPSTLSGGEQQRTALARALITHPLLLLLDEPFSALDPVTKESMYEMIRRIRAEYHCAIAFVTHDFHEAAELADRVGILLHGTMQAIVPAKELFTHPWNEATKKFLGITK